Proteins from one Acropora muricata isolate sample 2 chromosome 9, ASM3666990v1, whole genome shotgun sequence genomic window:
- the LOC136929872 gene encoding neuropeptide Y receptor type 6-like isoform X2 produces MQQHYNQWTATTVFVCPLYLFTIIIGSLGNGMIIYSYVKDKTIHRTFNFLITNLAIADLIMCLLFTPLLFIYRVHAKSELISVTPMCEISLFLSMLSISMMYFLFPLLVYHRKDVMLRPQQPKLNLAQARLVVYMFWLLSALAGVVMILMARREFSSDDDSTPKLYRCLLINQSLDRYAEAFLLYSASLYGLSILVTAVLYYIIFWKLGTHLEGVNGSAQERHCTKLCFWVAVVYTAFWTPFLLVQLGGVFGKYSEVHFNLHGCSSAIGVIGSAVNPLLYAFMNPYYKDKLYGLYKRVTCRG; encoded by the coding sequence ATGCAGCAACATTACAACCAGTGGACAGCAACGACGGTGTTTGTTTGTCCTCTATACCTTTTCACCATCATCATAGGTTCGCTCGGCAATGGAATGATTATTTACTCGTACGTGAAAGACAAAACCATCCACCGAACCTTCAACTTCCTCATCACAAACTTGGCGATCGCTGACTTGATCATGTGCCTTCTCTTCACGCCTCTTCTCTTTATTTACCGTGTTCACGCCAAGTCTGAGCTGATCAGCGTCACGCCGATGTGCGAGATAAGTCTTTTCTTATCTATGCTGAGTATCTCCATGATGTACTTCTTGTTCCCGTTACTCGTGTACCATCGCAAAGATGTCATGCTACGACCCCAGCAACCTAAGCTAAACCTGGCCCAAGCACGCTTGGTGGTCTACATGTTTTGGCTTTTAAGCGCGCTTGCCGGTGTTGTGATGATCCTAATGGCGCGACGTGAATTTTCAAGCGACGACGACTCCACCCCGAAGCTGTATCGCTGCTTGTTGATCAACCAAAGCCTTGATCGCTACGCGGAAGCTTTCCTCCTCTATTCCGCTTCTCTGTATGGTCTCTCCATCCTTGTCACAGCCGTGTTGTATTACATCATATTCTGGAAGCTTGGCACCCATTTAGAGGGCGTTAACGGCTCAGCTCAAGAACGCCACTGtacaaagctttgcttttgGGTCGCCGTCGTCTACACCGCCTTCTGGACGCCATTTCTCCTCGTACAGCTTGGCGGCGTGTTTGGCAAGTACTCAGAAGTTCATTTCAACCTACACGGATGTTCTTCTGCAATTGGTGTCATCGGTTCAGCGGTAAATCCTCTCCTATACGCATTCATGAATCCGTACTACAAAGATAAGCTTTACGGTCTCTACAAGCGAGTAACATGCCGTGGGTGA
- the LOC136929871 gene encoding beta,beta-carotene 15,15'-dioxygenase-like, with the protein MEELYRTVKEQVKPIEAVVEGEIPTWLNGSLLRNGPAMYEVGPEAYKHWFDGLGMLQNFKVENGKVTYCSRYLRSQAFVLAEQRRGIAYAEFGTPLPPDPCKNIFARFFSYFSPPERTDNCSISVVSMNGQTYASSDSPFLIGFDPSSLQALSEYNIRNDFPGPVRMFSMTPHPHEDEEGNVYNVAVSLKKGTRYNITQVPPRPQTPQDEGRAHHPLQDVKIVSTFVPKNRLCYYHSFAMTPNYFVFIENPFVVDVWALLTMKIRGRSFHECMKWDRGQPSRFYVIERMTGKVVAQFKTENFFSFHHVNAYESESDIIMDVCCYPDARIVHQYYLHHLRTRGEHEVSKGFPDAALRRYRLPIRPSESRRTWQTLPRFSDGRDYKVLYYGVELPQINYRFANGKPYRFMYGVGPHKHGDFLNQLIKVDVLGKEAKTWYHPDCYPSEPVFVAAPGAEAEDEGVIISSVVGVRGKKSFLLVLDGRTFREIARATVQCPMAHSLHGMFRPRSPALLGLCREAWA; encoded by the exons ATGGAAGAGCTGTACCGCACGGTGAAAGAACAAGTTAAGCCAATTGAGGCAGTTGTAGAGGGGGAAATTCCAACTTGGCTCAATGGGTCCTTGCTAAGAAATGGCCCAGCAATGTACGAAGTCGGGCCCGAAGCGTACAAGCACTGGTTTGACGGCCTAGGTATGCTACAGAATTTCAAAGTAGAAAACGGCAAAGTCACTTACTGTAGCCGATATCTAAGAAGCCAGGCGTTTGTCCTCGCCGAACAGCGCCGTGGAATAGCGTATGCAGAATTTGGAACACCGCTGCCGCCAGACCCGTGTAAAAACATCTTCGCGCGCTTTTTCTCCTACTTTTCGCCTCCCGAGCGCACAGATAATTGCTCAATCAGCGTTGTTTCGATGAATGGGCAGACCTACGCCAGCAGTGATTCCCCATTCCTCATTGGATTTGACCCAAGCAGTTTACAGGCGCTGTCAGAGTACAACATAAGGAACGACTTTCCAG GTCCAGTGCGTATGTTCTCTATGACACCACACCCACACGAGGACGAAGAAGGAAACGTCTATAATGTGGCCGTATCTCTCAAGAAAGGAACTCGTTATAATATCACCCAAGTTCCCCCACGGCCGCAAACACCTCAAGACGAGGGAAGAGCACATCATCCCCTTCAGGACGTCAAGATCGTCTCAACCTTCGTCCCAAAGAACCGTCTCTGCTATTATCACAGCTTCGCCATGACGCCAAACTACTTCGTGTTCATCGAGAACCCATTCGTCGTGGATGTGTGGGCGTTGCTCACCATGAAGATCAGAGGAAGATCGTTCCATGAATGCATGAAATGGGACAGAGGGCAACCCTCGCGCTTCTATGTCATTGAGCGAATGACTGGAAAGGTGGTTGCACAGTTCAAAACCGAGAACTTCTTCTCCTTCCATCACGTGAACGCATACGAGAGCGAAAGTGACATCATCATGGATGTTTGTTGCTATCCAGACGCACGCATCGTGCATCAGTACTATCTTCATCATCTGCGCACACGTGGTGAACACGAGGTGAGCAAAGGGTTCCCTGACGCCGCCCTCCGCCGATATCGCCTTCCCATCCGCCCATCGGAGTCAAGAAGGACCTGGCAGACACTTCCACGATTCTCAGACGGTCGCGATTATAAAGTCCTTTACTATGGAGTAGAACTCCCCCAGATCAACTACCGCTTCGCAAATGGAAAACCGTACCGTTTCATGTATGGAGTTGGTCCACACAAACATGGAGACTTCCTTAATCAATTGATCAAGGTTGACGTCCTGGGAAAAGAGGCGAAGACCTGGTATCACCCCGACTGTTACCCCTCTGAACCGGTGTTTGTTGCAGCTCCGGGTGCTGAAGCAGAAGACGAAGGTGTTATTATCTCATCTGTTGTTGGTGTCCGAGGAAAGAAGTCTTTCCTTCTCGTTCTGGACGGCCGCACGTTTCGCGAGATCGCACGAGCCACTGTGCAGTGTCCAATGGCGCATTCTCTGCACGGTATGTTCAGACCCCGATCCCCTGCTCTGCTAGGACTATGCCGGGAAGCTTGGGCCTAG
- the LOC136929872 gene encoding neuropeptide Y receptor type 6-like isoform X1, producing the protein MGNPLDGKGLKRKTQTQKKSNSKTVNSNISSNKARNGSREGRSTAKDFQLTAISESDIFRVISNHKMQQHYNQWTATTVFVCPLYLFTIIIGSLGNGMIIYSYVKDKTIHRTFNFLITNLAIADLIMCLLFTPLLFIYRVHAKSELISVTPMCEISLFLSMLSISMMYFLFPLLVYHRKDVMLRPQQPKLNLAQARLVVYMFWLLSALAGVVMILMARREFSSDDDSTPKLYRCLLINQSLDRYAEAFLLYSASLYGLSILVTAVLYYIIFWKLGTHLEGVNGSAQERHCTKLCFWVAVVYTAFWTPFLLVQLGGVFGKYSEVHFNLHGCSSAIGVIGSAVNPLLYAFMNPYYKDKLYGLYKRVTCRG; encoded by the exons atggggaaccccttggacgggaaagggttaaaaaggaaaacacaaacacaaaagaaGAGCAACAGCAAAACCGtgaacagcaacatttcctCCAACAAGGCAAG AAACGGGTCCCGTGAAGGTCGATCGACAGCAAAAGACTTCCAGTTGACTGCGATCAGTGAAAGTGATATATTTCGCGTCATTTCAAACCACAAAATGCAGCAACATTACAACCAGTGGACAGCAACGACGGTGTTTGTTTGTCCTCTATACCTTTTCACCATCATCATAGGTTCGCTCGGCAATGGAATGATTATTTACTCGTACGTGAAAGACAAAACCATCCACCGAACCTTCAACTTCCTCATCACAAACTTGGCGATCGCTGACTTGATCATGTGCCTTCTCTTCACGCCTCTTCTCTTTATTTACCGTGTTCACGCCAAGTCTGAGCTGATCAGCGTCACGCCGATGTGCGAGATAAGTCTTTTCTTATCTATGCTGAGTATCTCCATGATGTACTTCTTGTTCCCGTTACTCGTGTACCATCGCAAAGATGTCATGCTACGACCCCAGCAACCTAAGCTAAACCTGGCCCAAGCACGCTTGGTGGTCTACATGTTTTGGCTTTTAAGCGCGCTTGCCGGTGTTGTGATGATCCTAATGGCGCGACGTGAATTTTCAAGCGACGACGACTCCACCCCGAAGCTGTATCGCTGCTTGTTGATCAACCAAAGCCTTGATCGCTACGCGGAAGCTTTCCTCCTCTATTCCGCTTCTCTGTATGGTCTCTCCATCCTTGTCACAGCCGTGTTGTATTACATCATATTCTGGAAGCTTGGCACCCATTTAGAGGGCGTTAACGGCTCAGCTCAAGAACGCCACTGtacaaagctttgcttttgGGTCGCCGTCGTCTACACCGCCTTCTGGACGCCATTTCTCCTCGTACAGCTTGGCGGCGTGTTTGGCAAGTACTCAGAAGTTCATTTCAACCTACACGGATGTTCTTCTGCAATTGGTGTCATCGGTTCAGCGGTAAATCCTCTCCTATACGCATTCATGAATCCGTACTACAAAGATAAGCTTTACGGTCTCTACAAGCGAGTAACATGCCGTGGGTGA